One genomic segment of Diceros bicornis minor isolate mBicDic1 chromosome 13, mDicBic1.mat.cur, whole genome shotgun sequence includes these proteins:
- the RRAGC gene encoding ras-related GTP-binding protein C, protein MSLQYGAEETPLAGSYGAADSFPKDFGYGVEEEEEEAAAAGGGVGAGAGGGCGPGGADSSKPRILLMGLRRSGKSSIQKVVFHKMSPNETLFLESTNKIYKDDISNSSFVNFQIWDFPGQMDFFDPTFDYEMIFRGTGALIYVIDAQDDYMEALTRLHITVSKAYKVNPDMNFEVFIHKVDGLSDDHKIETQRDIHQRANDDLADAGLEKLHLSFYLTSIYDHSIFEAFSKVVQKLIPQLPTLENLLNIFISNSGIEKAFLFDVVSKIYIATDSSPVDMQSYELCCDMIDVVIDVSCIYGLKEDGSGSAYDKESMAIIKLNNTTVLYLKEVTKFLALVCILREESFERKGLIDYNFHCFRKAIHEVFEVGVTSHRSCGHQTSAPSLKALTHNGTPRNAI, encoded by the exons GCGGCGGGGTTGGGGCGGGGGCCGGCGGAGGCTGTGGCCCGGGGGGCGCTGACAGCTCCAAGCCGAGGATTCTGCTCATGGGGCTCCGGCGCAGCGGCAAGTCCTCCATCCAGAAG GTGGTGTTTCATAAAATGTCACCCAACGAGACCCTCTTTTTGGAAAGTACCAACAAGATTTATAAAGATGACATTTCCAATAGCTCCTTTGTGAATTTCCAGATTTGGGATTTTCCTGGGCAAATGGACTTTTTTGACCCAACTTTTGACTACGAGATGATCTTCAGGGGAACAGGAGCATTGATATATGTCATTGATGCACAG GATGACTACATGGAGGCTTTAACAAGACTTCACATTACTGTTTCTAAAGCCTACAAAGTTAACCCAGACATGAATTTTGAGGTTTTTATTCACAAAGTTGATGGTCTGTCTGATGATCACAAAATAGAAACACAGAGGGACATTCATCAAAGGGCCAATGATGACCTTGCAGATGCTGGGCTAGAAAAACTCCACCTTAG CTTTTATTTGACTAGTATCTATGACCATTCAATATTTGAAGCCTTTAGTAAGGTGGTGCAGAAACTCATTCCACAACTGCCGACCTTGGAAAACCTATTAAATATCTTTATATCA AATTCAGGTATTGAAAAAGCTTTTCTCTTCGATGTTGTCAGCAAAATCTACATTGCAACAGACAGTTCTCCTGTGGATATGCAGTCTTATGAACTTTGCTGTGACATGATTGATGTTGTAATTGATGTGTCTTGTATATATGG GTTAAAGGAAGATGGAAGTGGAAGTGCTTATGACAAAGAATCTATGGCAATTATCAAGCTGAATAATACGACTGTCCTCTATTTAAAGGAAGTGACTAAATTTTTGGCACTGGTGTGCATTCTTAGGGAAGAAAGTTTTGAACGAAAAG GTTTAATAGACTACAACTTCCACTGTTTTCGAAAAGCTATTCATGAGGTTTTTGAGGTGGGTGTGACTTCTCACAGGAGCTGTGGTCATCAGACCAGTGCCCCCAGCCTGAAAGCGTTGACACACAACGGCACGCCGCGGAACGCCATCTAG